A region of Granulicella sibirica DNA encodes the following proteins:
- the mobF gene encoding MobF family relaxase has translation MLTISKPLSSSQAQTYHAKEFTSAEQNYWKQGDTILGEWQGRMAEQYGLAGGIDAQHFARLSEGQNPLTGEQLVRHRNGHEYTTADGTTVKPVEHRAGWDATFSAPKSVSLTALVGGDDRVREAHREAVTTALTELERYTQARIGGNHAAETTGKFVAAKFEHDTARPVDGYAAPQLHTHAVIFNMTERADGSIRAVQPQSYFDSQQFATAVYQSELMYRLTQLGYEIAPGRSGAPEIKGYTQEYLDASSPRSQQIREYLEKSGFAGPEAAQIAAHTTRDKKEIHTPSEVLAAHRQVAAEFGNQADRVVQEARDRANSIERKPLPAAVRVQEAVTFAKSRNFEREAVTDERDIMRDALRRGMGDLTHSQVRGHFEQRVTSGEFQITPGQKHETGRQFTTREAIAEELSTIKQMQQGRQAAEPIMRQDDAAAHARSGQFLNPAQQRAIEEVLTSQDRIHGLQGLAGSGKTSALSSIREGAEQNGYAVEGFAPTSRAAGQLRDAGIPADTLQGFLARGGVERSSGDPNARHLYMLDESSLASTRQMQSFLEKIGPQDRILLIGDTRQHQGVDAGKPFEQMQEAGMRTSQLDQIVRQKDPELLRAVEHLSRNETATGVQLLQQQGRISEIPDRQQRIEAIATDYVARPENTLIVSPDNASRRDINDAVRAELQNSGALSKENHPMTVLTQRSELTSVDREWAANYQQGDILFYSRGSKEHGIEPRTYAKVASIDAAANRITVAKDDGKQVTYDPKRLSGITAYREISRDFAQGDRIQFTSTNRELGVSNRDLGTITRIDGKQIDLKIDGDKERTVSFDSAKMRHFDHGYTVTSHSSQGLTTDRVLVNMDTTVHPELINTRFAYVSVSRASQDARIYTNDAGNLGERLSTDVTKTSAIDLQKAPTANQQTKEPSMPNTREHPQDDLRREPPTETMVPLPEIIRHEAEVDTRHYAPIEAALPKETEGYEWKRETGDIESYKHDQTGGWLHIDPQGNFYDRQAQPISRQNALEHAAHEPSHSVADNAIVSPNRADKNDDQGISL, from the coding sequence ATGCTGACTATCTCCAAACCGCTCAGTTCCAGCCAGGCGCAGACGTATCACGCCAAGGAGTTCACGTCTGCCGAGCAGAACTATTGGAAGCAGGGCGATACCATCCTTGGAGAGTGGCAAGGACGGATGGCCGAGCAGTACGGCCTTGCCGGGGGGATCGACGCGCAGCACTTTGCCCGTCTCAGTGAGGGGCAGAATCCCCTCACCGGCGAGCAGTTGGTTCGGCACCGTAACGGCCATGAGTATACGACCGCCGACGGAACCACAGTGAAACCCGTCGAGCATCGGGCCGGTTGGGATGCTACGTTCTCAGCGCCAAAATCTGTGTCGCTGACCGCCCTTGTTGGTGGAGATGACCGGGTGCGCGAGGCGCACCGGGAAGCCGTCACAACCGCTCTCACCGAATTGGAGCGGTACACCCAGGCTCGAATCGGCGGTAACCACGCCGCCGAGACGACCGGGAAATTTGTTGCCGCCAAGTTCGAGCATGACACCGCCCGTCCGGTCGACGGCTATGCCGCGCCGCAGCTCCATACCCACGCCGTCATCTTTAATATGACCGAACGCGCTGACGGCTCCATTCGCGCCGTCCAGCCCCAAAGTTACTTCGACAGCCAGCAGTTTGCGACTGCCGTCTACCAGTCCGAGTTGATGTACCGGCTCACCCAGTTGGGCTACGAGATTGCGCCGGGGCGAAGTGGCGCACCCGAGATCAAGGGCTACACGCAGGAGTACCTTGACGCTTCCAGCCCCCGGAGCCAGCAGATTCGGGAGTACCTCGAAAAGAGCGGCTTTGCGGGGCCAGAGGCGGCGCAGATCGCCGCCCACACCACCCGCGACAAAAAAGAAATTCATACTCCGTCCGAGGTGCTGGCGGCCCACAGGCAGGTCGCCGCAGAGTTCGGCAATCAGGCAGATCGAGTCGTCCAGGAGGCAAGAGATCGAGCAAACAGCATAGAACGGAAACCGCTTCCAGCGGCGGTACGGGTTCAGGAAGCCGTTACTTTCGCAAAGAGCCGCAACTTCGAGCGCGAGGCCGTGACCGATGAACGAGACATCATGCGCGATGCGCTCCGGCGTGGCATGGGCGACCTGACGCACAGCCAGGTGCGCGGCCACTTCGAGCAGCGAGTGACCTCCGGTGAGTTCCAGATCACACCCGGCCAGAAGCATGAAACGGGCCGCCAGTTCACCACCCGTGAGGCGATTGCCGAGGAGCTTTCGACCATCAAGCAGATGCAACAGGGACGACAGGCCGCCGAACCGATCATGCGTCAGGATGACGCCGCCGCCCACGCCCGCTCCGGCCAATTCCTGAATCCAGCGCAGCAAAGAGCCATCGAGGAGGTGCTTACCTCGCAGGACCGAATACATGGGCTACAGGGCTTAGCCGGTTCAGGCAAGACCTCGGCTCTATCCAGTATTCGTGAGGGCGCGGAGCAAAACGGCTACGCCGTAGAAGGCTTTGCGCCGACCAGCCGCGCCGCCGGCCAACTCCGTGATGCAGGGATTCCCGCCGACACTCTGCAAGGTTTCCTTGCCCGTGGAGGCGTCGAACGCAGCTCGGGAGACCCGAACGCGCGGCACCTCTACATGCTTGACGAGTCCAGTCTCGCCAGTACCCGCCAGATGCAATCCTTCCTCGAAAAGATCGGCCCGCAAGATCGGATACTGCTGATCGGCGATACGCGGCAGCACCAGGGCGTAGACGCCGGAAAGCCCTTCGAGCAGATGCAGGAAGCTGGGATGCGTACCTCCCAGCTTGACCAGATCGTTCGTCAGAAAGACCCGGAACTCCTCCGCGCCGTTGAGCATCTTTCGCGCAACGAGACGGCGACAGGAGTTCAACTTCTCCAGCAGCAGGGGCGCATCAGTGAGATCCCCGACCGTCAGCAACGGATCGAGGCTATCGCGACAGACTACGTTGCGCGGCCTGAGAATACGCTCATCGTCTCGCCCGACAATGCCAGCCGCCGCGACATCAACGATGCCGTCCGCGCGGAGTTGCAGAACAGCGGTGCTTTGTCGAAAGAGAACCACCCGATGACCGTTCTCACGCAGCGGTCGGAACTGACGAGCGTCGATAGAGAGTGGGCAGCGAACTACCAGCAAGGCGACATTCTGTTCTATTCGCGCGGGAGCAAAGAGCACGGGATTGAGCCACGCACTTATGCGAAGGTGGCTTCCATTGACGCCGCAGCCAATCGAATCACCGTCGCCAAGGATGACGGAAAGCAAGTCACCTACGACCCAAAACGATTGAGTGGGATTACGGCCTACCGCGAGATCAGCCGCGACTTCGCCCAGGGTGACCGTATCCAATTCACGTCCACGAATAGGGAGTTGGGCGTTTCCAATCGTGACCTTGGAACGATTACTCGGATCGATGGCAAGCAGATTGACTTGAAAATAGACGGCGATAAAGAGCGCACCGTCAGCTTCGATTCCGCCAAGATGCGGCACTTCGACCACGGCTACACCGTAACCTCGCACAGCTCACAGGGACTTACCACAGATCGCGTATTGGTGAACATGGACACCACCGTTCACCCGGAACTCATCAACACCCGCTTTGCGTATGTCTCCGTCTCCCGCGCGTCACAGGATGCACGGATTTACACCAACGACGCGGGGAACCTTGGTGAACGTCTCAGTACCGACGTGACCAAGACCTCGGCAATAGACCTTCAAAAAGCGCCGACCGCCAACCAGCAGACCAAGGAGCCTTCTATGCCCAACACCAGAGAGCACCCGCAGGATGACCTACGCCGTGAACCCCCAACCGAGACGATGGTTCCGCTGCCCGAAATCATTCGCCATGAAGCCGAGGTCGACACACGGCACTATGCCCCCATCGAGGCGGCTCTACCCAAGGAAACGGAAGGGTACGAGTGGAAACGCGAGACAGGTGACATCGAGAGCTACAAGCACGATCAAACAGGAGGGTGGCTGCACATAGACCCTCAAGGCAATTTCTACGACCGGCAGGCCCAGCCGATTAGTCGACAAAATGCCCTCGAACACGCAGCACACGAGCCGTCTCATTCAGTTGCGGATAATGCAATCGTTTCACCCAATAGGGCCGACAAAAACGACGATCAGGGCATCAGTCTGTAG
- a CDS encoding AAA family ATPase yields the protein MEHFDVILVLARIALDAEGSRSVQQIERLRDLLKASDADQSAKLNRLLNRAGRKHTMAPLAMNEMRLTADAVRRQLSGEVLLPSTPYPTDRETGTPLARVIFPTAASEAAPILNESLAMAIGDLLAEWKRTEDLAKVGAKPHMRCLLYGQPGVGKTKLARYLAAQMGLPCVEARLDGLMSSFLGTTARNIGALFDFANRYRCVLFLDEFDALAKARDDAQEIGEIKRVVNALLQSLDARNGVGVTLAATNHEHLLDAAVWRRFDSRIAIPVPDQDARAILLTNFLKPLPVAAADLQLLVWATESMSGADIEMLVEAGKRFLVLRVEQTAEASTNETRPFQRVDGGLILEALRRQAVLNVRIFHADRADLLMGPKDRLAKALDEAGFNQTDIGRLFGLSQSAVSRRKKRGEASEPRTEEMVHG from the coding sequence ATGGAACACTTCGATGTCATTCTCGTCTTAGCACGGATAGCTTTGGACGCCGAAGGCTCACGGTCGGTACAGCAGATCGAACGACTGCGGGATTTACTGAAGGCCTCCGACGCCGATCAGTCTGCGAAATTGAATCGTCTTTTGAATCGGGCGGGGCGGAAGCATACGATGGCCCCCCTAGCTATGAACGAGATGCGCTTGACGGCGGATGCAGTTCGCCGGCAGCTATCTGGCGAGGTCCTTCTACCCTCGACCCCCTATCCGACCGACAGAGAAACTGGAACACCGCTGGCGAGAGTGATTTTCCCAACTGCAGCTTCTGAGGCAGCTCCAATTCTGAACGAATCGCTTGCCATGGCGATTGGCGACCTCTTGGCTGAATGGAAACGAACAGAAGATCTTGCAAAGGTTGGAGCAAAACCCCATATGCGTTGCCTTTTGTATGGGCAACCAGGTGTAGGAAAGACTAAACTCGCCCGTTATCTAGCAGCACAAATGGGTCTGCCTTGTGTGGAAGCAAGATTGGACGGTCTCATGTCTTCGTTCCTAGGAACAACAGCAAGGAACATCGGGGCACTGTTCGACTTTGCCAATCGTTATCGCTGCGTCCTCTTCCTGGATGAATTTGATGCGTTGGCAAAGGCGAGAGATGATGCTCAGGAGATTGGAGAGATCAAACGTGTCGTAAACGCCCTGTTGCAGTCACTCGATGCCCGAAATGGAGTCGGCGTCACACTAGCAGCGACAAACCATGAGCACTTACTTGATGCCGCCGTTTGGAGGAGATTCGACTCTCGCATCGCGATACCCGTGCCCGATCAAGATGCTCGTGCCATTCTGCTAACGAATTTCCTCAAACCGCTTCCTGTTGCCGCCGCTGATCTTCAGCTCTTAGTGTGGGCAACTGAGTCAATGAGCGGTGCAGATATCGAGATGCTAGTTGAGGCAGGGAAGCGATTCCTTGTTCTACGAGTTGAACAAACGGCGGAAGCCTCCACTAACGAGACCCGCCCGTTTCAGCGGGTAGACGGAGGTTTGATCTTGGAGGCTTTGCGGCGTCAAGCGGTCCTGAATGTCAGGATCTTCCACGCCGATCGCGCCGATCTCCTAATGGGCCCCAAAGATCGCTTAGCTAAGGCACTCGACGAGGCCGGATTTAATCAGACAGATATCGGTCGGTTATTCGGTTTGTCACAAAGCGCGGTATCGAGACGGAAGAAACGTGGCGAGGCCTCCGAGCCCCGGACAGAGGAGATGGTTCATGGCTAA
- a CDS encoding S8 family peptidase: MAKTPRDVRPIQVFLDTQRFIEMEEPQPFGGGSKDFFAGNDKGFATHKTRIQARATSVADGIRRSGEPAGFVRVQQREVALAKSHRPLGSLFTEANNFSLVGVDGVGEMLFQATPSALDRLASIIATKAEETPLLKPNKSKDDALEPRASRYRSEVGGIDDIQLYGASDKIKFSAAEAVAWFNQPNIIGGYIVELFRPNRKVGGQSTDALIKRFRESLEKLTGGLLIRPFLPSARTVQYGMPTLALSVQLLSEDQRQIELPFLADGRASEMSESSLTDSIRKSHADMSLSRHTELLNVLASQSLVRSIQLPPTLETAPTTSKPPTRAASFSPPTASSPYPVVGVIDGGVSSAKSMGAWIVGDAGLVPVLDRDESHGTFIAGLICAGASLNPGLIDSVEPLGCKVYDLDLFPRRELRTSYYPDLEDLFDTLDEKIQVAKRDFNVRIFNLSFAIGNRTSRLAYSITADRLDRIARAHDVIFVVASGNLSSTVSRPPWPEKTQDAVAMLASVSSFDQQISAPSDQLLGVTVGAVNPSGVPGHIAFMPTTYTRRGPGVGGSPKPDLVQCGGAGYTSNLSSGLQSVTPTGETTDGCGTSYASPLTAATLATLDHLLASQAPRETLLALPIHRAQRPFALEKPALRPFARDFVGFGLAPTAEAILSDAPHSVTLVFSAKLLRKQRLEFAFTWPKSLVAPDGTCRGRADVTLAYTPPIDPDHREEAVRVQLEAHLHQEKMNVATGETAWESRLEHDGADVAQGTGKTESFLIKTGLKWSPVKRYHVAMKKGRGNTSNWRISLESLERALVIFPPEGVNFSLILTLSDIAQTAQIREELRASLQSRGLQLADIMVAHRVVARSA, translated from the coding sequence ATGGCTAAGACACCCCGTGATGTTCGCCCTATCCAAGTATTCTTAGACACGCAGCGCTTCATCGAAATGGAAGAGCCTCAGCCGTTCGGAGGTGGATCGAAAGACTTCTTCGCTGGAAACGATAAGGGGTTTGCGACGCACAAGACTCGTATCCAGGCGCGAGCGACCAGTGTTGCGGATGGCATAAGGCGTTCCGGAGAGCCAGCCGGCTTCGTAAGGGTTCAGCAGAGAGAGGTTGCGTTGGCCAAGAGCCATCGGCCTCTCGGGAGTCTGTTCACTGAAGCAAACAACTTCTCTCTCGTTGGTGTTGACGGTGTTGGCGAGATGCTTTTTCAAGCGACTCCCAGCGCGCTTGATCGGCTGGCGTCGATCATCGCAACCAAGGCCGAAGAAACGCCTCTTCTAAAGCCTAACAAGAGTAAGGATGACGCATTGGAACCGCGAGCGTCACGCTACCGCAGTGAGGTAGGCGGCATTGACGATATTCAACTTTACGGTGCCAGTGACAAGATTAAATTTTCCGCGGCAGAAGCCGTGGCCTGGTTCAATCAACCGAACATTATCGGCGGTTACATCGTCGAGCTGTTTCGCCCAAATCGTAAGGTGGGAGGCCAAAGCACCGACGCTCTCATAAAACGTTTCCGAGAGAGTCTCGAAAAACTCACCGGGGGACTGCTAATCCGGCCATTCCTTCCGTCCGCGCGAACGGTTCAATACGGCATGCCCACGCTAGCTCTGTCCGTCCAACTTTTGAGTGAAGATCAAAGACAAATCGAGTTGCCGTTTTTAGCGGATGGCCGCGCTTCTGAGATGTCTGAGTCTTCGTTGACAGATAGTATTCGAAAGAGCCACGCAGATATGTCGCTTTCGCGACACACTGAATTGCTGAATGTTCTAGCGAGTCAATCGCTCGTCCGTTCTATCCAATTGCCACCGACGCTTGAGACTGCGCCGACGACAAGCAAGCCGCCGACGCGGGCAGCATCGTTTTCTCCTCCCACGGCTAGCTCACCTTATCCGGTAGTCGGAGTGATTGATGGAGGCGTTTCTTCGGCAAAAAGCATGGGAGCCTGGATAGTGGGTGATGCTGGACTCGTCCCCGTTCTCGATCGCGACGAGTCCCACGGCACCTTTATTGCGGGATTGATCTGTGCTGGCGCTTCATTAAACCCAGGGTTGATCGATTCCGTCGAGCCTCTAGGTTGCAAGGTATACGACCTTGACCTTTTTCCCCGCCGCGAGCTGCGAACAAGCTATTACCCCGACCTCGAAGATCTCTTCGACACTCTGGATGAGAAGATTCAGGTTGCCAAGAGGGACTTCAATGTAAGGATCTTCAATCTGAGCTTTGCAATTGGAAATCGGACCTCACGACTTGCTTACTCAATAACTGCTGACCGCCTTGATCGAATCGCACGAGCTCACGACGTTATTTTTGTCGTAGCGTCTGGCAATTTGAGCAGCACTGTCTCTCGTCCTCCGTGGCCCGAGAAAACGCAGGACGCGGTGGCAATGCTCGCATCGGTAAGTAGCTTCGATCAGCAGATTTCAGCGCCTTCAGACCAGTTGCTAGGCGTAACCGTAGGAGCCGTTAATCCGTCGGGAGTTCCTGGTCACATTGCCTTCATGCCAACTACTTATACGCGTCGCGGACCTGGCGTCGGAGGATCTCCAAAGCCCGATCTAGTTCAATGCGGTGGTGCTGGGTACACTAGCAACCTTAGTAGTGGCCTTCAATCGGTCACGCCAACTGGAGAAACCACTGATGGCTGTGGAACTAGCTATGCCAGCCCGCTGACCGCCGCCACATTGGCGACGCTAGATCACCTTCTCGCAAGCCAAGCACCCCGGGAAACCCTGCTGGCGTTACCCATACACCGAGCACAGCGGCCTTTCGCGTTAGAGAAGCCCGCCCTTCGACCTTTCGCGCGCGACTTTGTTGGGTTCGGCTTGGCTCCTACGGCCGAGGCGATCTTGAGTGATGCGCCTCACTCCGTAACGCTCGTCTTTAGCGCGAAGCTTCTTCGTAAACAGCGGCTTGAGTTTGCGTTCACTTGGCCCAAGTCATTGGTTGCTCCGGACGGAACTTGCAGGGGGCGTGCCGACGTGACACTGGCATACACCCCCCCCATTGATCCGGACCATCGTGAAGAGGCTGTCCGGGTCCAGTTGGAGGCTCATCTCCATCAAGAAAAAATGAATGTAGCAACAGGGGAGACAGCCTGGGAGTCTCGACTAGAGCACGACGGTGCGGATGTGGCGCAGGGGACAGGAAAAACGGAGAGCTTCCTCATTAAGACGGGATTGAAGTGGTCTCCCGTGAAGCGCTATCACGTCGCGATGAAGAAGGGTCGCGGGAACACTTCGAACTGGAGAATTTCCCTCGAAAGCTTGGAGCGTGCCCTGGTCATCTTTCCGCCGGAAGGGGTCAACTTCAGTTTGATTCTGACGCTCTCGGACATCGCTCAAACTGCCCAAATTCGTGAAGAGCTACGCGCCAGCCTTCAGAGCCGCGGTCTTCAACTCGCAGATATTATGGTTGCCCACCGAGTTGTTGCTCGTAGTGCATAA
- a CDS encoding FRG domain-containing protein — protein sequence MPIKEFHASTVEEFWEHLSPQRYLLNPRNRPVFRGQADSQWKLTPSILRGKCHPIHSAVIFRGQPEVSDTRIFVEIATLNTFAHYCDQTGLRIPGDSAEFRANFLDPQRVMDTFIFHRKLWPSPEYYEIMAVAQHHGLPTRLLDWSHRSYVAAYFAAADAIMSDTHADRLAVWVLDTEVTLPRLEQLEFIRVPGANNANVAAQRGLFTLLRQEYRRGAPFSSPENLCEYIDSSGNACLGKVTLPISEATKVIDLCERHGINAATLFPDFYGAAKSTLLQQICWSRSHWSDGQDIWARTLPPP from the coding sequence ATGCCCATCAAGGAGTTTCACGCCTCGACTGTCGAAGAGTTCTGGGAGCATCTCTCTCCACAGCGTTATCTCCTGAACCCACGTAACCGCCCAGTCTTCCGTGGGCAGGCTGACTCTCAATGGAAGTTGACTCCTTCCATTTTGCGAGGAAAGTGCCATCCCATCCACTCAGCGGTGATCTTCAGGGGGCAACCCGAAGTGTCCGACACTAGAATATTTGTTGAGATTGCCACGCTGAATACGTTCGCACACTACTGCGATCAAACTGGACTTAGGATACCTGGAGATTCCGCCGAATTTCGCGCCAACTTCCTTGATCCCCAGCGAGTGATGGATACGTTCATTTTTCACCGTAAACTCTGGCCGTCTCCGGAGTATTACGAGATCATGGCGGTCGCACAGCATCACGGCTTGCCGACGCGTTTGCTGGATTGGAGTCACAGGTCCTATGTAGCTGCGTATTTCGCCGCTGCTGACGCAATCATGAGCGATACTCACGCCGACCGACTTGCTGTTTGGGTATTGGATACGGAGGTGACGCTTCCGCGATTGGAACAGCTCGAATTTATCCGGGTGCCTGGCGCAAACAATGCGAACGTAGCTGCGCAGCGCGGACTATTTACGTTGTTGCGGCAAGAGTATCGCCGGGGGGCACCATTCAGCTCCCCAGAAAATCTTTGCGAGTACATTGACTCGTCCGGGAATGCTTGCCTTGGCAAGGTTACTCTGCCCATCAGTGAAGCGACGAAAGTGATCGACTTGTGCGAGCGTCATGGGATCAACGCGGCAACCCTGTTTCCAGACTTCTACGGAGCAGCGAAATCGACGCTCTTACAGCAAATCTGTTGGTCTCGTTCGCACTGGTCTGACGGCCAAGATATATGGGCAAGGACCTTGCCTCCGCCATAA